The following proteins are co-located in the Tachysurus vachellii isolate PV-2020 chromosome 17, HZAU_Pvac_v1, whole genome shotgun sequence genome:
- the puraa gene encoding purine-rich element binding protein Aa, with product MADRDSGSEQGGAATGPALSSMHAVAGGAGSASGLQHDTQELASKRVDIQNKRFYLDVKQNAKGRFLKIAEVGAGGNKSRLTLSMSVAVEFRDYLGDFIEHYAQLGPSNPDAVQDEPRRALKSEFLVRENRKYYMDLKENQRGRFLRIRQTVNRGPGLGSAQGQTIALPAQGLIEFRDALAKLIDDYGVEDEPAELPEGTSLTVDNKRFFFDVGSNKYGVFMRVSEVKPTYRNSITVPYKVWAKFGSTFCKYAEEMKKIQDKQRERRVCEQQQQPGEMHPDDGDED from the coding sequence ATGGCGGACAGAGACAGTGGAAGTGAGCAGGGAGGAGCGGCTACGGGCCCGGCTCTGAGCTCCATGCACGCGGTGGCAGGAGGGGCGGGCTCGGCTTCCGGCCTGCAGCACGACACACAGGAGCTCGCGTCCAAGCGCGTCGATATCCAGAACAAGCGCTTCTACCTGGACGTAAAGCAAAACGCGAAAGGCCGCTTCCTAAAGATCGCCGAAGTGGGGGCCGGTGGCAACAAGAGCCGCCTGACGCTCTCCATGTCGGTGGCCGTCGAGTTCCGAGACTACCTCGGGGACTTTATCGAGCACTACGCGCAGTTGGGGCCCAGCAACCCGGACGCGGTGCAAGACGAGCCGAGGCGAGCACTCAAGAGCGAGTTCCTGGTGCGCGAGAATCGGAAGTATTACATGGATCTGAAGGAGAACCAGCGCGGCCGCTTCCTGCGGATCCGACAGACGGTAAACCGGGGGCCTGGCTTGGGCTCGGCGCAGGGCCAGACCATCGCACTGCCGGCGCAGGGTCTCATTGAGTTCCGCGACGCGCTCGCCAAACTTATCGATGACTACGGCGTGGAGGATGAACCTGCCGAGCTGCCTGAAGGCACGTCGCTCACTGTGGACAACAAGCGCTTCTTCTTCGACGTGGGCTCCAACAAGTACGGCGTTTTCATGCGCGTGAGCGAGGTGAAGCCCACGTACCGCAACTCGATCACGGTGCCCTACAAAGTGTGGGCCAAGTTCGGAAGCACGTTCTGTAAATACGCCGAGGAGATGAAAAAGATTCAAGACAAGCAGCGGGAGCGGAGGGTGTGCGAGCAGCAACAACAGCCGGGAGAGATGCATCCGGACGATGGGGATGAGGATTGA